The DNA segment ATTTATCACGATTAGTTGTTCTCTCCTGTCAAATATCAAAAACAAGCTCACGACGTAACCGAGCGCAAGCAAAACCGCCGAATACGCGGCAAATTCGCCCCAGCTTGAAATTTGCACGAAATTTCGCAGCCAAAAAAACAATCCGCAAACGGCTGCAAAAACGGCTAAATTTTTAAAATAAACGCCGTAAAAAGTAGTAAGCGGCAAACTTAAATTTAACGCGGCGTTTATGAGGTCAAATCCCAAAATGCGCACCGAATAAAGCGCGGCGCCGACGGCCGTCATACCGTAAATGCCGTAAGGCGTAAATTTAAGCACGGCGATCTGCGCCAAAACCGTGCCCGCACCCAAAATAGTGTTTGCTATCGCGGGGCGTTTTAGTTTATTCGTCGCGCCGTCGAGATTAAAAAGCGAAAAAACGTAGCTGATAAATATAATCGGCACCAGGGTTATCATAGAGAGATTATAAATAAGATTTATCTCGTCTGCGCTTTTAAACGGCAGCCAAAGCGTGTAAAATTCGCGCCCGAAAGCCACGAAAATAGCCGTCGGCACGCTCATAACAAAAGCCGTAACTCGCATCGAAAATTTAGCCTCCGCAACTAGCGCGGTCAAATTTGATTTGGAGTAATGTTCGACGAATTTTGGCGCAAATATCGCGCTAAGCTGTGCCACAAAGCTCTCTAAAATGATCGGAGCAGCCTTTGAAACGGCTAAAATTCCAGTCGCGTTCGCGCTTAAAAATATGTTGCAGATAAACAGATCCATACCGCTCATAAGCACGCGGTTTAGGGCGTTAAAGCTATTATAGACGCCCGATTTTAGCAGCTCTTTTATCCGCATAAAGTCAAATTCTCGTGGGTTAAATTTAAGCTCGGGCGTGATGCGGCGCGAAACCCAAACGCTAGTAAAAAAAACAAATAGCGACGCGACTAAAGCGGAGATCGCGATATATGCGATCATCGGTCTGAAAAAATAAAAAAGCGCTACGATGAGGGTCGCTAAAATAGCGCTAGATGCGGCGTTGCGAACGGAGATGATGTAGAGCTTGTTTTTGATAAACATCGAGACGCTGATGACACCGTTAAAAAGCCCGACGCAAAAATTTATAAAATAAAACGCAAAAGTAAGCCGCACGTCGCCTAGCAGCGCGTCGCTCACGTTTAGCATGCTTTGTAAATTTAATATAAAAATACCCGCACCAAACAAAATAAGAATGCAAAAAAAGATATTTACGACTAGAACCGACGAGTAGTAGGCGTTAGCCGCGCGCGTGCCCCCTCTGTGCCACTCGTACGCGACGAAGCGGCCGCTAACCGAGTTTATCGCAGCAGTTACGACTAGAGCGTAGGCCACGATAGCGTTTGACAGCCCGACAAAGCCGTAGGCTTCGTTGCCTAGGCTCTTTAAAATATAGGGCGTGAGGAAAAAATTTATCCCCATCGAGACGATAAAAACGACGATGGAGCTGATCAAATTTACGAGCATTACAGCCTTGCGTCGGCGTTTTCGTAAATGTTTTTGATATCGTAAACGAGAGCTTTGCTAAATTTTAACCCTTTAAATTTATCGTGAGCGACGGCGATCACGACGCAGTCGTAGTCCGCCTCGTCAAAGCTTTTTAGCGGCGCGATACCGTATTCGCGCTTCACCTCGGCTTCGTCCGCCCACGGATCATAGACGTCCACGCGGCAACCAAAATCCCTAAGCTCCTCGATCACGTCTATCACGCGCGAGTTGCGGATATCCGGGCAGTTTTCCTTAAAGGTAAGCCCAAGCACCAAAACGCGAGCCGAATTTATCAAAACGCCCCTTTTTATCATTAGTTTTACGACCTCGCCGGCGGCGTATTTGCCCATATTGTCGTTTATACGGCGTCCGGCTAGGATCATCTCGGGATGAAAGCCAAGCTCCTGCGCCTTATGCGTGAGATAATAAGGATCCACGCCGATGCAGTGGCCGCCGACTAGCCCAGGACGGAAATTTAAGAAATTCCACTTCGTGCCCGCCGCCTGCAAAACCGCGTTCGTGTCGATGTTCATCTTGTTAAATATCATCGCAAGCTCGTTCATAAAGGCGATGTTTATATCGCGCTGCGTGTTTTCGATGACTTTGGCTGCCTCGGCGACCTTGATGGTAGGCGCTTTATGCGTGCCCGCCGTTATGATCGAGCGGTAGACCTCGTCGACTTTTTCGGCGATTTCAGGCGTCGAGCCGCTAGTGATTTTTTTGATTTTAGTTACGGTGTGCTCTTTGTCGCCCGGATTTATGCGCTCGGGCGAGTATCCGCAGAAAAAGTCCTCGTTAAATTTAAGCCCGCTTTGCTCAAGCAGCGGCACGCAGATCTCCTCAGTAACGCCCGGATACACGGTGCTTTCATACACGACGATATCGCCCTTTTTTAGCACCTTCGCGACGCTTTGCGTAGCTTTTACGACAGGCGTTAGATCTGGGCGCTTGTTTTTATCTATCGGCGTCGGGACGGTAACGATAAAGAAATTACACCCCTTTATATCGTCCAAATTTAAGCTAAATTTCATACCGCTATCTATCGCTTTTTTCATCTGTTCGCCGCTAAGCTCCAGCGTGCGATCATATCCGCTTTTGAGCTCCTCGATGCGGGCAGCATTTACGTCAAAGCCCGTGACTTCGTATTTCTCGCTAAATGCAGCCGCCAAAGGCAGCCCGACGTATCCCAGTCCGATAACGGCTATTTTCATTTTGGCCTTTCTATTTTTGGTTTTATTGATTTTTCAAACCGAAAAACCCTGAGCTCTACTTTTACGTCGCTAGGCGCCATTATTTTTACGGGACTCACGTAAGGCAAAGCTTGTTTTAGCTCATAATAAATTTTTCTTTTTTTCTTCTCTTCATTACAAAGCATTAACGTCTGCGCCAACTCGTCCTTCCCGCTAAATTCATAATAAAACCCCTTATCCGTATCCATCTCTTCGAGCTTACCGCCCAGCAAAAAAGCGCCGTTGCAATCGGTTTCTACCTCCTTTGAAAAAGCCGCTTCTATTATAAATTTTTCCGACGGCAACTTCGAAACCGGCAACTCAAAGACGTTTAGTTGCTTTTGCGGCTGCCCCCCGACTAAAAGCATCGGCGCTAAAGCCAACGTAGCAAATAAAATTTTTCTCATGATCTCACTCCTATCTGAAAATATTTAAAACCTAAATTCGCCAAATTTTTGGCATCGTATTGATTGCGCCCGTCAAAGATCACGGCGTTTTTTAGCCGCCGTTTCATCTCCATAAAATCAGGCGACCTAAACTCGCTCCACTCGGTCACGAGCGCGAGCGCGTCGGCGCCGTTTAGCGCGTCGTATTTGTTCGGGGCGAATTTTAAATTTGAGTTAAGCAGGTATTTTTTGGCTTCGTTTGCGGCCTTTGGATCGTATGCGACGACGTTTGCGCCGGCGTTTTGCAGCGCTTTTATGAGCACTAGCGAGCTAGCTTCGCGCATATCATCGGTGTTTGGCTTAAACGCTAGCCCCCAAAGCGCCACCGTTTTGCCGCTCAAATTTCCGCCGAAAAAGGCTGAAATTTTTTCAAAAAGCACCGTTTTTTGCGCCGCGTTTCTAGCCTCTACCGCGCTTAAAACCTGCGGTTCAAAGCCGTTTTGCCTAGCGGTGTAGATAAGCGCCTCGACGTCCTTTGGAAAGCAGCTACCGCCGTATCCGCAGCCCGGATATATAAAGCTATAACCGATGCGAGAGTCGCTGCCGATACCTTTTCGCACCAAATTTACGTCCGCTCCCACACGCTCGCAGATACCCGCGATCTCGTTTATAAAGCTGATTTTAGTCGCTAGCATCGCGTTTGCAGCGTATTTGGTCATCTCGGCCGATTTCACGTCCATAGCGATAAATCTATCGTGATTTTTCATAAATGGCGCGTAAAGCTCGCGCATAACGCTCTGTCCCCACTCGCTGCTAGCGCCGACTACGACGCGATCGGGCTTTAAAAAGTCCTCGACCGCCGCACCCTCTTTTAAAAACTCTGGGTTTGAGACGACCTCAAATTTGATGTCCATGCCCCTCTTTTTTAGCTCGCCAGCGATCACTTCGCTAACCTTTTCCGCCGTGCCCACGGGGACGGTTGATTTATCCACGACGATTAGCGGCGAGGTTAAATTTTGCCCGATGCTTTTTGCGACTTCCAGCACGTAGCGCAGATCGGCCTGCCCATCCGCGCCCATAGGCGTGCCCACTGCGATAAATAGCACGCTAGCGTGCGCCAAGGCTTCTTTTATATCGACGCTAAATTTGAGCGCGCCGTTTGCCCTGCACTCGGCCACGATCTCGGCGAGGCCAGGCTCATAGATCGGTATGATACCGCTGTTTAGGGCGTTTATCTTGACTTCGTCCACATCTACGCATATGACGTCGTTGCCCATTTTAGCTAGGCACGCGCCGCTAACGAGCCCCACGTATCCCGTGCCTACGACTGCGATCCTCACAGCCTTTTCTCCCACTCGAGCGCGGTTTTTATGATGAGCGCGAGATCTTCTCTCTTAGGCCGCCAGTTGGTTAAATTTCTTATCTTTTCGGGCTTTGCGATGAGACGCGCGGGATCGCCCTCTCTGCGAGGCGCGCTAACTACCTTAAAGTCAATCCCGCTTACTTTTTTAGCCGTTTCTATAACCTCTTTTACGCTAAAGCCGCGGCCGTAGCCGACGTTAAAGGTTTCGCTTTTTTCATGTTCGTTTAGATAATCCAGTGCGCTTAGATGCGCTTCGGCTAGGTCGCTCACGTGGATATAGTCCCTCACGCAGGTGCCGTCTGCGGTCGGATAGTCGCTGCCGAAAATTCCCATACTCTCCTGCTTACCCAGAGCCGTCTGCGTCGCGACTTTGATTAGGTGCGTGGCGTTTGGATAGTTTTGTCCGATAAGCCCCTCCTCATCGGCACCCGCGACGTTAAAGTATCGCAAAATCGCAAATTTGAAATTCTCATTTGAAGCGGCGTAGTCTTTGATGATCCACTCGCTCATTAGCTTGCTTCGGCCGTAGGGATTTATCGGATTTGCCGCGGTTTGCTCATCGACCTCGCCCGCATTTTTATCATCTTGAGGCTCGCCGTAAACCGCCGCGGTGGAGCTAAAGATAAATTTATTTACGCCGTATTTTTTGCAATAGGTCAAAATTTTAGCGACGTTTGCGGTGTTGTTTAGATAGTATTTTAGCGGATCTTGCGTGCTTTCAAAAACCTCGATAAATGCGGCAAAATGGATAATCGCGTCAAATTTGCCCTCTGCAAAAATACCGCTTAAATCATCCTCTAAATTTGCCTTTACGAACTTAAATTTACCGATTTTCTCAAGCGCGTCAAGCGCCTTTGTCGTGCCTTTGCAGAGATTATCAACGACCGTTATCTCGTGCCCGCCCTGCTTTAAAAGCACCTTTAACACGTGAGAGCCGATGTAACCCGCCCCGCCTGTTATTAAAATTTTCATTGTAATTCCTAATATATGATTTACAAATACATTACGTTATACATGCTTTGCTAAATTATTTTTCTTTATTGCAAAATTGCCTTTCGCAAGGTATGCCGTCATTATCGCCGTCGGTTCTTTGAGTGCCGCCGTCCTCGTATCTTCCGCATTTTTTTAGGTACTCTTTTGCTTCTGCGCAACTGCTAAAATGACTACAATGCGTTTTTTTATTGCAATCAATCGCGGTGCCGAAAGCAAAACTTGCGACCATTAATCCAAGCAAAACATATTTCATATTTTCTTCCTTTAAAGATGAGCGATTTTAGATAGCTGCGGTATTATATGGAGATTAAACTTATAGAAAACTTTTGCAGCGATGCACCTGTTAATTTTACCCGAAATAACGACGGATGCGCAAAACGAGCAGTTTTTTGATACCGTGGCTTCGAACGTAAAAAGGATGCGGCAAGAGAAAAATCTAAGCCAGCTCGAGACGGCTCTAAGTATAGGGCAGGCCTCAGGCGGATTTTACGCAAATATGGAAAATAACGCACACGGCAAGCACTTTAATCTACTCCACCTTTTTAAGCTTTCAAAACTTTTTAACTGCGACATAAACGAATTTTTTAAGGAAATTTCTGAGCGAGACGGCGGCAAGCAAGAGCAAATTTGACGTAAAATTTGACTAAAATAGCGGGCAAATTCGGGCTTAAATTTTAAAAAGCGCTTTCGTATTTTAAAATAGGCAAAGGCGTGAATCCAAGCGGCGCAGCTCGTAGATTTAACCAAAAGGCCTTTCAAACAAAAACAGCTAAACGTAAATTTACGCGCGAGCGTTTCTGGCGACCGCTCCGAGCATAACCGTAAAGCGTGCGAATTTCGCTAAAACTACGCTGCCGCAACCTCGCTGACTAGTCGCATACCGAGTTTTTCATCGTAAATTTGACCTTATCGGTCCTTAACGCCGCCTCGCTATTTCACGCCCGCTTAAAGTCGTGCACACTCTCATACCAAAGCTCGCTCGCCGCATCGTATTTAAGCGCCGCAGTTTTGCTCCGCGCGGCAACGCATTATAATTTAAGATGATGAGGAGCATTGCGTTTTGCGGCCAATAATCTTACGTCGGCGAGCATCAAAGCGGCAAATTTGTCCAAAAGCGCCTCGCTAAATTTACCCGTTTTTTGCCCGCGCCGAGCGTAAATTTATCAAATTTACGACGCCCGCCTCAAAGCAACCGGCGGGCAAATTTTGCCTAAAGCAACCAAATTTAATCCTCTCTAACCCGCAAAAATACCGGAAACCTCGGTAACCCTTTTGCGGTTAAATTTTGATATTTGTAGGTTATTATCGAGCCGATTTTAGGCGGGTTTGCGCGGTCGCGGTCGCTAAAACCGGAGCCTACTTTAAATTTGACTCCGTCCTTTGTTTTTTCGCCCGAGCCGGGATTTAAACCCTCGTTTCCGATAGCCTTGCAGGTTACCGAGCCCATAAGCCCGGCGTATTTGCCCGCACCCGCGTTTATCGCCGTTACCTCGCACTCGGCGTCTTTAAATTTTTTGTATTTCAGAGCATTTTTGCTTCGTTTTCGCTCGTAGGGCACATTTGGCTCTCGCACGACCGCACCCTCGCCGCCTTTTGCGACGATATGCTTGGCAAACGCCTCAAATTCGGCGTTATCTTTTACTTTTACCTGCTTGATTATCTTTAAATTTTGCCCCGCTTGCGGGTTCTTTGCGATAAATTTTTCAAGCTCGCTAAGCCGCTCTAAAAGTCCGCCGACGGCCTCAGGCACGTCAAAAACGTAAAATTTAACCTCGCTCCACGCCGCGACGCTCGGCGTTTTATCCATCACGATCGATTGGATTTTTTCAAATTCGCCCCGCGAGGTATAGAGCTCGCCGTCAAGCGCAAAAGGCGGAAAGTGCGCGCTCCAGCCCCCTGGTGCGGCTAAAATTTTGCCGTTTCTAGATAGCAAATTTCGCCCGTCCCAGTAGGCGCGCACGCCGTCAAGCTTCTCGCTAGCTAGCCAACCGCCGACGTTTTGACCCTTGTATTCGCTAAGTTTTAAAAGCTTAAATTTAGCGTTTTTATCGGCTACGGCAACCGCGCTTATAGTATCGACGCCCACCGCGCTACTTAGATTTTCGCCCTGCGCCGCCGAAAATTTTTTAGGCTGCGAAGCCAAATCCTGCGCCGCCAAAGCGAAATTTAAAAAGGCGGCCAGCAATAGCGCGAAAAATCTCAAATTTTAACCCCGTAAAACTCGCAGTACCACTCGATAAACCTAGCTACGCCGTCATTTACGCTAGTTGCGGGCTTATACTCAAAGTCTGCCACCAGATCGCTCACGTCCGCATATGTCGCAGGCACGTCGCCGGCTTGAAGCGGAAGGAAGTTTTTTTCTATCTCGCGGCCGATTTTTAGCTCAACGGCCTTGATGTAGTCCATGAGCTCTACGGGGCTATTGTTGCCGATATTATAGACCTTAAACGGCGCGCTTGAGGTGGCAGGATCCGGATGCTTCGCATCCCACGCGGGATTTGGTTTTGCGGGGTTATCGACGCATTTTATAATGCCCTTTACGATGTCGTCCACGTAGGTAAAGTCGCGCTTCATCTTGCCGTAGTTGAAGACGTCGATTTTCTTGCCCTTTAGCGCGGCGTCGACGAACAAAAACAGCGCCATATCAGGGCGTCCCCACGGGCCGTAAACGGTGAAAAATCGCAGTCCCGTAGTCGGTACGCCAAATAAATGCGAATACGTATGCGCCATCATTTCGTTGCTTTTTTTAGTTGCGGCGTAGAGGCTGATCGGGTGATTTACGCCCTCGTGCGTAGAAAACGGCATATTTTCGTTTAGACCGTAGACCGAGCTCGAGCTTGCGTAGACTAGATTTTTAGTTTGGTTGTGGCGGCAGCACTCAAGGATGTTCATAAAGCCCGTGACGTTGCTGTCGATGTAGGCTTGCGGATTAATTAGCGAATATCTCACGCCCGCCTGCGCGGCCAAATTTACGACGCAGCCAAATTTTTCTTTCTCAAAAAGCTCTTTCATCGTCTCGCCGTCTGCTAGATCGGCCTTTATAAATTTTAAATTAGGCTGCGTTTTTGAGCTTATCAGCTTGCCTTGCTTGATCTCGCTTATCTCAAAGCCGGCCGTTTTTAGGCGCGCGAGCTTTAAATTTACGTCGTAGTAGTCGTTTATCACGTCGTATCCGACGACCTCGTCGCCTCTTTTTACGAGGGCGTTTGCCAAGTGAAATCCGATAAATCCCGCCGTTCCGGTTACTAAAATTTTCATGTTTTTTCCTTTGTGATTTGACGCTATTTTAGCATATTTTCAAAAACCAAGCTCGCAAATAAAATTAGCCCCAACCCTACGAACAACGCGCTAATCCAAGCAAACAACCAAGCCCCCAGCCTACGAAAAACGTACCGTAAAATGCCGCTCCGACCGCAAATATAGCAGGAAAAGCTACTATCATCCCCGCACCGGCGACAGGTATGCCTACGACCATCGCCGCATCGCCGAGATTTATCCTCGCCCTGCTGCTGCTTGTACTTATTTTTTCGCAATCTTTATTTGTATATACTTTGATGGGGTTTTGAAATTTACCCGAGGTTAAAATTTCTTTTCTTTTAGCATTGCTTATGTTTGCCATATTTCCGCTCAGATAGTAATAGCCTGTTATGTATCCCGACTCCAAAAAGCTTTTCATAGCCTGAGACCATTGTATATTTTTGCTTGGATCAAACATCTCAAAAGACGCTTTTAGTGCAGCGTATCTCTCATCCGAGAATAGCTTTTTATCAAGAAAAATGACATATGTTCCGACCATCTTTTTATCGTCTTCATATATGCAAATAGATGCAAAATCATCTTTTATGTTATTGGCAAATTCGCTAGCGTAAAAGCGTTTGGCATCGTCTATTTTTGCCGTTTCGTTTAGTCTGAAGGTATATTTGTCACCGACAACGTAGTATCCGTCATTATACGCATAAAGTCCTTGTATCTCGTCTATCTTTTTGACGCTGGCGCTTTTATCTGCGCAACCGGAAAACAGCAGGGCGAATATCGCCGAAAAAGCTACGATCTTTTTATACACTGATTATCCTTATATTCTATAAAAATTAAACTATCGGCACTTACCAAAAACTACGATTAAATTACGCTTTAACCAAGAGCAAGCCCTTTAAATTTAGTCGATCTGGTAAAATATACTAAATTTGCGCCCGTCA comes from the Campylobacter rectus genome and includes:
- a CDS encoding MATE family efflux transporter — its product is MLVNLISSIVVFIVSMGINFFLTPYILKSLGNEAYGFVGLSNAIVAYALVVTAAINSVSGRFVAYEWHRGGTRAANAYYSSVLVVNIFFCILILFGAGIFILNLQSMLNVSDALLGDVRLTFAFYFINFCVGLFNGVISVSMFIKNKLYIISVRNAASSAILATLIVALFYFFRPMIAYIAISALVASLFVFFTSVWVSRRITPELKFNPREFDFMRIKELLKSGVYNSFNALNRVLMSGMDLFICNIFLSANATGILAVSKAAPIILESFVAQLSAIFAPKFVEHYSKSNLTALVAEAKFSMRVTAFVMSVPTAIFVAFGREFYTLWLPFKSADEINLIYNLSMITLVPIIFISYVFSLFNLDGATNKLKRPAIANTILGAGTVLAQIAVLKFTPYGIYGMTAVGAALYSVRILGFDLINAALNLSLPLTTFYGVYFKNLAVFAAVCGLFFWLRNFVQISSWGEFAAYSAVLLALGYVVSLFLIFDRREQLIVINKIKSKFKR
- the tviB gene encoding Vi polysaccharide biosynthesis UDP-N-acetylglucosamine C-6 dehydrogenase TviB; the protein is MKIAVIGLGYVGLPLAAAFSEKYEVTGFDVNAARIEELKSGYDRTLELSGEQMKKAIDSGMKFSLNLDDIKGCNFFIVTVPTPIDKNKRPDLTPVVKATQSVAKVLKKGDIVVYESTVYPGVTEEICVPLLEQSGLKFNEDFFCGYSPERINPGDKEHTVTKIKKITSGSTPEIAEKVDEVYRSIITAGTHKAPTIKVAEAAKVIENTQRDINIAFMNELAMIFNKMNIDTNAVLQAAGTKWNFLNFRPGLVGGHCIGVDPYYLTHKAQELGFHPEMILAGRRINDNMGKYAAGEVVKLMIKRGVLINSARVLVLGLTFKENCPDIRNSRVIDVIEELRDFGCRVDVYDPWADEAEVKREYGIAPLKSFDEADYDCVVIAVAHDKFKGLKFSKALVYDIKNIYENADARL
- a CDS encoding ecotin family protein; this encodes MRKILFATLALAPMLLVGGQPQKQLNVFELPVSKLPSEKFIIEAAFSKEVETDCNGAFLLGGKLEEMDTDKGFYYEFSGKDELAQTLMLCNEEKKKRKIYYELKQALPYVSPVKIMAPSDVKVELRVFRFEKSIKPKIERPK
- a CDS encoding UDP-glucose dehydrogenase family protein, with amino-acid sequence MRIAVVGTGYVGLVSGACLAKMGNDVICVDVDEVKINALNSGIIPIYEPGLAEIVAECRANGALKFSVDIKEALAHASVLFIAVGTPMGADGQADLRYVLEVAKSIGQNLTSPLIVVDKSTVPVGTAEKVSEVIAGELKKRGMDIKFEVVSNPEFLKEGAAVEDFLKPDRVVVGASSEWGQSVMRELYAPFMKNHDRFIAMDVKSAEMTKYAANAMLATKISFINEIAGICERVGADVNLVRKGIGSDSRIGYSFIYPGCGYGGSCFPKDVEALIYTARQNGFEPQVLSAVEARNAAQKTVLFEKISAFFGGNLSGKTVALWGLAFKPNTDDMREASSLVLIKALQNAGANVVAYDPKAANEAKKYLLNSNLKFAPNKYDALNGADALALVTEWSEFRSPDFMEMKRRLKNAVIFDGRNQYDAKNLANLGFKYFQIGVRS
- the galE gene encoding UDP-glucose 4-epimerase GalE → MKILITGGAGYIGSHVLKVLLKQGGHEITVVDNLCKGTTKALDALEKIGKFKFVKANLEDDLSGIFAEGKFDAIIHFAAFIEVFESTQDPLKYYLNNTANVAKILTYCKKYGVNKFIFSSTAAVYGEPQDDKNAGEVDEQTAANPINPYGRSKLMSEWIIKDYAASNENFKFAILRYFNVAGADEEGLIGQNYPNATHLIKVATQTALGKQESMGIFGSDYPTADGTCVRDYIHVSDLAEAHLSALDYLNEHEKSETFNVGYGRGFSVKEVIETAKKVSGIDFKVVSAPRREGDPARLIAKPEKIRNLTNWRPKREDLALIIKTALEWEKRL
- a CDS encoding excalibur calcium-binding domain-containing protein — its product is MKYVLLGLMVASFAFGTAIDCNKKTHCSHFSSCAEAKEYLKKCGRYEDGGTQRTDGDNDGIPCERQFCNKEK
- a CDS encoding helix-turn-helix transcriptional regulator — its product is MHLLILPEITTDAQNEQFFDTVASNVKRMRQEKNLSQLETALSIGQASGGFYANMENNAHGKHFNLLHLFKLSKLFNCDINEFFKEISERDGGKQEQI
- a CDS encoding DNA ligase, with the translated sequence MRFFALLLAAFLNFALAAQDLASQPKKFSAAQGENLSSAVGVDTISAVAVADKNAKFKLLKLSEYKGQNVGGWLASEKLDGVRAYWDGRNLLSRNGKILAAPGGWSAHFPPFALDGELYTSRGEFEKIQSIVMDKTPSVAAWSEVKFYVFDVPEAVGGLLERLSELEKFIAKNPQAGQNLKIIKQVKVKDNAEFEAFAKHIVAKGGEGAVVREPNVPYERKRSKNALKYKKFKDAECEVTAINAGAGKYAGLMGSVTCKAIGNEGLNPGSGEKTKDGVKFKVGSGFSDRDRANPPKIGSIITYKYQNLTAKGLPRFPVFLRVRED
- a CDS encoding NAD-dependent epimerase; the encoded protein is MKILVTGTAGFIGFHLANALVKRGDEVVGYDVINDYYDVNLKLARLKTAGFEISEIKQGKLISSKTQPNLKFIKADLADGETMKELFEKEKFGCVVNLAAQAGVRYSLINPQAYIDSNVTGFMNILECCRHNQTKNLVYASSSSVYGLNENMPFSTHEGVNHPISLYAATKKSNEMMAHTYSHLFGVPTTGLRFFTVYGPWGRPDMALFLFVDAALKGKKIDVFNYGKMKRDFTYVDDIVKGIIKCVDNPAKPNPAWDAKHPDPATSSAPFKVYNIGNNSPVELMDYIKAVELKIGREIEKNFLPLQAGDVPATYADVSDLVADFEYKPATSVNDGVARFIEWYCEFYGVKI